A section of the Choristoneura fumiferana chromosome 5, NRCan_CFum_1, whole genome shotgun sequence genome encodes:
- the LOC141428171 gene encoding tRNA methyltransferase 10 homolog A produces MRKWLKKVKWENHKVEKRTKEKARAKQRRQEARAANIDLGPSRKSLKKMKFEKCKQNTGIIIDLSFDNLMIEKDRFKVIKQILRCYSVNRRSQSPLQFHITAFSERAKSEMSRHNGYENWDIEFHTGSYLDIFPKESLVYLSSESENVIEKFEENTYYIIGGLVDHNKHKGLCHKIAQDQNIRHGQLPLDKYVNMKTRKVLTIDHVFEIVVKVCEGVPWQETLLQVLPLRKGAHVCDTSPSNTDESDG; encoded by the exons ATGCGCAAATggttgaaaaaagtaaaatgggAAAATCACAAGGTTGAAAAACGGACGAAAGAGAAGGCACGCGCTAAGCAGCGCAGGCAAGAAGCTCGTGCTGCTAACATTGACCTAGGACCGAGTAGGAAGTCTCTGAAGAAAATGAAGTTCGAGAAATGCAAACAAAACACTGGTATTATAATTGACCTTAGTTTCGATAATTTAATGATAGAAAAAGACAGgtttaaagtaataaaacaaattttgagATGTTACTCAGTCAATAGGAGGTCGCAGTCACCATTACAATTCCATATAACTGCTTTTAGCGAAAGGGCAAAAAGCGAAATGTCCAGGCACAATGGCTATGAAAACTGGGAT ATTGAGTTTCACACAGGAAGTTATTTGGATATATTTCCTAAAGAGAGTTTAGTATATTTGAGTAGCGAATCAGAAAATGTAATTGAAAAGTTTGAAGAAAATACTTACTACATAATTGGGGGCTTAGTAGATCACAACAAACATAAG GGTTTATGTCATAAAATTGCCCAGGATCAGAACATCAGACATGGCCAGTTACCTTTGGACAAATATGTCAATATGAAGACCAGAAAAGTCCTAACAATTGATcatg TTTTTGAAATTGTAGTGAAGGTTTGTGAAGGAGTGCCTTGGCAAGAAACACTGTTACAAGTCCTGCCACTGCGTAAAGGAGCCCATGTTTGTGACACTTCACCTTCAAATACAGATGAGTCAGATGGATAA
- the LOC141428170 gene encoding probable serine hydrolase, with protein sequence MAKRLLLTTILNHNAQGLKPVTSLASIYLRKLHTKNVSFEEVTVPVRCGHVAAKLWGGDRNGQPILALHGWQDNAGTWDPLVPLLNVNRPILAIDFPGHGFSSNIPQGVQYYPWELPRFIYFLKKHFKWEKVSLLAHSMGSIASLRFASLFPDEVDFYIAIDSLIADDYDLEAVIERYPTHLRKLELDLDRLGTEPPSYTLEEIAKIWHLGTKMSVSLESTQYLMKRGLRQSKQDPNKYYFSRDARLKHILFTPEDKKFVEGVAKRLVCPTLYVKAIDSPFATDAFSVEMRESLERRNKNFECHFVPGTHHVHLNNPEIIAPLIHDFLQRHNLN encoded by the exons ATGGCGAAACGTCTGCTTTTAACTACAATTTTAAACCATAATGCTCAGGGTTTAAAACCTGTAACATCTCTAGCAAGTATTTACTTAAGGAAACTTCATACaaaaaat GTATCGTTTGAAGAGGTCACAGTTCCCGTAAGATGTGGTCACGTCGCAGCAAAATTATGGGGCGGCGACAGAAATGGACAGCCGATACTAGCGCTTCACGGGTGGCAGGACAACGCAGGCACCTGGGATCCTTTGGTGCCGCTGTTAAACGTTAACCGGCCTATTCTAGCTATCGATTTTCCAGGGCACGGCTTCTCTTCCAACATTCCTCAAG GTGTTCAGTACTACCCATGGGAATTACCAAGATTCATTTACTTCTTGAAGAAACACTTTAAATGGGAAAAAGTATCGCTCTTGGCGCACTCAATGGGATCCATCGCTAGTTTGCGATTTGCAAGCCTTTTTCCCGACGAAGTCGACTTTTACATTGCTATTGACAGTCTCATTGCAGACGATTACGATTTAGAAGCCGTCATAGAAAGATATCCAACACACCTGCGAAAACTGGAACTCGATCTAGATCGCTTGGGGACAGAACCTCCCAGTTATACCCTGGAGGAAATTGCAAAGATTTGGCATTTAGGTACAAAGATGTCAGTATCTCTTGAGAGTACCCAATACCTTATGAAACGTGGTTTGAGACAATCAAAACAAGACCCAAACAAATACTACTTTTCCAGGGATGCACGATTGAAACACATTCTATTTACTCCGGAAGATAAAAAATTTGTAGAAGGTGTTGCTAAAAGGCTTGTGTGTCCAACATTATATGTTAAAGCAATCGACTCGCCTTTCGCAACGGATGCTTTTTCGGTAGAAATGCGTGAATCCCTTGAAAGGCGTAACAAAAACTTTGAATGTCACTTTGTCCCTGGTACTCATCATGTCCATTTGAATAATCCTGAAATTATAGCACCACTCATTCATGACTTTCTACAAAGACATAATCTCAATTAA